A window of Sutcliffiella cohnii contains these coding sequences:
- a CDS encoding nuclease-related domain-containing protein codes for MPIIKPRKKPILIRKYEALLARIHGRHPKRNFIESDYRKYNAGYLGELATDYQLGFIDEKKFYILQDLKLTINNHKVQMDTLLLTKKCIILIETKNLNVHLIFEENKMTRNLNDKIEGFVNPLLQVQRQEYRMKQWFQQNYLRLLPIYSLIVISNPNTFFDTSKLPSHLSDKVIGIDALPWKIESIEKNIKNTLLNEADVRSYSKKLLLAHTPDDTNLLEKYDFLPDEVQKGVRCPKCNRLPLPKVKNTWACPNNCDNEKKSFIYTSLKDYALLFKNKLTNQKCREFLLIPSRNTMTRILHSLPKQR; via the coding sequence ATGCCGATAATTAAGCCACGTAAAAAACCAATTTTAATTCGTAAATATGAAGCGTTATTAGCTAGAATTCACGGACGCCATCCGAAGCGAAACTTTATTGAAAGTGATTATAGAAAATATAACGCTGGCTATTTAGGGGAGCTCGCAACAGACTATCAACTGGGATTTATTGATGAAAAAAAGTTCTACATTTTACAAGATTTAAAACTTACGATCAATAATCATAAAGTCCAAATGGATACGTTATTACTTACAAAAAAATGTATTATTCTTATTGAAACAAAAAACCTAAATGTTCATTTAATATTTGAAGAAAATAAAATGACAAGAAATTTAAATGATAAAATTGAAGGATTCGTAAACCCACTATTGCAAGTACAAAGACAGGAATATAGAATGAAACAATGGTTTCAACAAAATTATTTAAGGCTCCTACCAATCTACTCATTAATAGTCATTTCAAACCCCAATACGTTTTTTGATACTTCTAAGCTCCCATCCCATCTCTCGGATAAAGTAATAGGAATTGATGCACTCCCTTGGAAAATTGAGAGTATAGAAAAGAATATAAAGAACACTTTATTAAATGAAGCAGATGTCAGGTCGTATTCAAAAAAACTGCTTCTTGCCCATACTCCAGATGACACAAATCTACTTGAAAAATATGACTTCCTTCCAGATGAAGTTCAAAAGGGAGTACGTTGTCCAAAGTGTAATAGGTTACCGCTACCTAAGGTGAAGAATACTTGGGCTTGCCCTAATAATTGTGATAACGAAAAAAAGTCATTCATATATACTTCTTTAAAAGATTACGCATTATTGTTTAAAAATAAGTTAACGAATCAGAAATGTAGAGAGTTTTTGTTAATTCCTTCTAGAAATACGATGACCCGCATCCTCCACTCCTTACCCAAGCAAAGGTAA
- a CDS encoding dihydrolipoamide acetyltransferase family protein codes for MAIEKITMPQLGESVTEGTISRWLVKVGDTVNKYDPLAEVMTDKVNAEIPSSFSGKITELVAEDGDTLAVGEIICYIETEGGAAGGGGTSKQEAPANAASTNEEATAPTTNDEDQPNKRRYSPAVLRLAQENNIDLEQVSGTGAGGRITRKDILKVIESGNIPTADSKPATSVTEEKPAAVSSQPAASVSAPATAQAPKAAAPVNVPVEAGDIEIPVTGVRKAIAANMLRSKHEAPHAWTMIEVDATNLVDYRNSVKNEFKQIEGFNLTFFAFFVKAVAQALKEYPQINSMWAGDKIVQKKDINISIAVATDDALYVPVIRNADEKTIKGIAREITELAAKVRSGKLTSAEMQGGTFTVNNTGSFGSVQSMGIINYPQAAILQVESIVKRPVVMDNGMIAVRDMVNLCMSLDHRVLDGLVCGRFLARVKEIIEKMSRENTSIY; via the coding sequence TTGGCTATTGAAAAAATAACGATGCCGCAACTTGGAGAAAGTGTTACAGAAGGAACCATTAGCCGCTGGCTTGTTAAAGTCGGTGATACAGTAAATAAATACGACCCTCTTGCAGAGGTTATGACTGATAAAGTAAACGCAGAAATTCCATCATCTTTCTCTGGAAAAATTACAGAGCTTGTAGCAGAAGATGGCGATACTTTAGCAGTAGGTGAAATTATTTGTTATATAGAAACAGAAGGTGGAGCTGCTGGCGGAGGGGGAACTTCTAAACAAGAAGCCCCAGCAAATGCGGCTTCAACAAATGAAGAAGCTACGGCACCTACAACTAATGATGAGGATCAGCCGAACAAACGTCGTTATTCACCAGCTGTTTTACGTCTAGCTCAAGAAAATAACATTGATTTAGAGCAAGTAAGTGGTACTGGAGCAGGCGGCCGTATTACTAGAAAAGACATATTAAAAGTGATTGAGTCTGGCAACATTCCAACTGCAGACAGTAAACCAGCTACATCTGTTACAGAAGAAAAACCTGCAGCAGTAAGTAGCCAACCAGCTGCATCAGTTTCTGCACCAGCCACAGCTCAAGCACCAAAAGCGGCCGCACCAGTTAATGTGCCAGTAGAAGCAGGGGATATCGAAATCCCGGTTACAGGTGTTCGTAAAGCAATCGCTGCAAACATGCTTCGCAGTAAACACGAAGCTCCACATGCATGGACGATGATTGAAGTGGATGCGACTAATTTAGTAGACTACCGCAACTCTGTGAAAAACGAATTTAAGCAAATAGAAGGCTTCAACCTGACATTCTTTGCTTTCTTCGTAAAAGCAGTTGCCCAAGCATTAAAAGAATACCCGCAAATTAACTCTATGTGGGCTGGTGACAAAATCGTTCAAAAGAAAGATATTAATATTTCTATCGCTGTTGCAACGGACGACGCACTATATGTGCCAGTTATTCGTAACGCTGATGAGAAAACAATTAAAGGAATTGCTCGTGAAATTACAGAACTTGCTGCGAAGGTACGCTCTGGAAAGTTAACATCTGCTGAAATGCAAGGTGGAACATTCACTGTGAACAACACTGGTTCATTCGGTTCTGTTCAATCAATGGGTATCATCAACTACCCACAAGCAGCAATCCTTCAAGTAGAGTCAATTGTAAAACGTCCAGTTGTAATGGACAATGGGATGATCGCAGTTCGTGACATGGTAAACCTATGTATGTCTCTAGACCACCGCGTTTTAGACGGCTTAGTTTGCGGCCGCTTCTTAGCTCGTGTGAAAGAAATTATCGAAAAAATGTCTCGTGAGAATACATCGATTTATTAA